A single genomic interval of Carassius auratus strain Wakin chromosome 30, ASM336829v1, whole genome shotgun sequence harbors:
- the LOC113049098 gene encoding solute carrier family 12 member 9-like, whose amino-acid sequence MANEHAPLLVHGVYSMLGDTKEPRGGSAVTGEGSPKSNPRKLNTFFGVMVPTILSMFSIVLFLRTGFVVGHAGLLHGLLMLFVAYFIISLTILSICAISTNGAVEGGGAYFMISRSLGPEFGGSIGLMFYLAKVCACGVYVLGLVEAILDIFGKDPGSAASHGLRVLPQGYWYTVLYSSLVLLLCLVVCLVGAHIYAKASFIILLVVTVSLISIIISPLILSPQHFNITHTYGNNHTITVNPSYTGFNRTTLKNNLGPHYSLDYSTNTMMSFATVFAVMFTSCTGIMAGANMSGELKNPSESIPRGTIIAVSYTFTVYLLLYLLLSSTCDRLLLINDYAVFQRVNVWPPFVTIGVYCASFSAAMCSMIGASRILHALALDKLFGLPLAPAAVTSSSGNPWVSVLYTWGLVQCTLFAGQLNVIAGIVTVFYLLAYAAVDLACLALEWASAPNFRPTFQFFSWHTCLLGIISCLVMMFVINPVYSSASIVLLLLLLLFLHYRSPTSSWGYISQALIFHQVRKYLLMLDSRKDHVKFWRPQVLLMVANPRSSCQLICFVNQLKKGGLFVLGHVQIGDLDMLPADPVQSQYNFWLSLVDKLGVKAFVDLTLSPSVRQGTQHLLRITGLGGMKPNTLVLGFYDNCYPEDYFLQDPVFCEGDRGEGDHFGVDLPSLQAHFPPVRHAESPRALLPEEYVSIIQDAIKMGKNVCLGRYFFQLPPETKGVRANDNVDTIDVWPTNLLSPGSASYADVSSLFLLQMACVLNMANRWRRARLRIFVCVESDSGDQGWLAKEEQFRDLLGKLRIRAAIKIVAWDNVARMCRGPNSEGQKLTEDFLCGMNALLKEHSSTAAVRFLYLPNPPSSSQLSQEYLTQLDKLTRDLGPTLLIHGITPVTCTEL is encoded by the exons ATGGCAAACGAGCACGCTCCTCTTCTTGTTCACGGGGTTTACAGCATGTTGGGTGATACTAAAGAGCCCAGGGGTGGATCAGCAGTGACAGGAGAGGGATCCCCCAAATCAAACCCCCGCAAGCTCAACACCTTCTTTGGCGTCATGGTGCCCACCATCCTCTCCATGTTCAGTATTGTGCTCTTTCTTCGCACAG GTTTTGTTGTGGGTCATGCTGGTCTTCTGCATGGTCTCCTAATGCTGTTTGTGGCCTACTTCATCATCTCCTTGACAATCCTGTCTATATGTGCCATTTCAACTAATGGTGCAGTGGAAGGGGGCGGGGCCTACT TTATGATCAGTCGTTCTCTGGGACCAGAGTTTGGAGGCAGCATCGGCCTGATGTTTTACTTGGCGAAGGTTTGTGCGTGTGGCGTTTATGTACTCGGCCTGGTGGAGGCCATACTGGACATCTTTGGGAAGGATCCAG GCTCTGCTGCGTCACATGGGCTGCGTGTGCTGCCGCAGGGTTACTGGTACACTGTGTTGTACTCGTCTCTAGTGCTGTTGCTATGTCTGGTGGTGTGTCTGGTTGGTGCTCATATCTACGCCAAAGCCTCTTTTATCATTCTGCTGGTGGTGACTGTGTCACTGATCTCTATCATCATCAGCCCCCTGATACTCAGTCCACAGCATttcaacatcacacacacatacggcAACAACCACACCATCACTGTCAACCCCAGCTACACAGGCTTCAACAGAACTACCTTAAAAAACAACCTCGGGC CGCACTACTCTCTGGACTACAGTACCAACACAATGATGTCTTTCGCCACTGTATTTGCTGTGATGTTCACCAGCTGCACAGGCATAATGGCAGGAGCCAACATGTCGG GCGAGCTGAAGAACCCCAGTGAGTCAATACCTAGAGGGACCATCATTGCAGTGTCATACACCTTCACTGTCTATCTGCTTCTCTACCTGCTCCTGAGTTCCACCTGCGACAG GTTGTTGCTGATCAATGATTACGCAGTGTTTCAGCGAGTGAATGTGTGGCCTCCATTCGTGACGATTGGGGTGTACTGCGCGTCTTTCTCAGCTGCTATGTGCTCCATGATAGGAGCTTCTCGAATCCTTCACGCGCTTGCTCTGGACAAGCTTTTTG GTCTGCCTCTGGCTCCGGCTGCAGTCACCTCCAGCTCTGGGAACCCATGGGTGTCTGTGCTCTACACCTGGGGTCTGGTGCAG tgtaCACTGTTTGCAGGACAGCTGAATGTGATTGCTGGTATTGTGACAGTGTTTTACCTGTTGGCATATGCTGCAGTTGATTTGGCCTGTCTGGCTCTGGAATGGGCATCTGCTCCAAACTTCAG GCCAACGTTTCAGTTTTTCTCTTGGCACACATGTTTGTTGGGTATTATAAGCTGTTTGGTGATGATGTTCGTTATAAACCCAGTGTATTCCTCGGCCAGTATTGtactgctgctgctcctcctcctgttCCTGCACTACCGCTCTCCCACCAGCAGCTGGGGCTACATCAGCCAAGCACTTATCTTCCATCAG GTGAGGAAGTACCTTCTGATGTTAGACTCGCGTAAGGATCATGTAAAGTTCTGGCGGCCTCAGGTCTTGCTGATGGTGGCGAACCCACGCTCCTCCTGTCAGCTCATCTGCTTTGTCAACCAGCTGAAGAAAGGAGGGCTGTTTGTTCTTGGGCATGTGCAGATTGGAGATCTGG ATATGTTGCCAGCAGACCCGGTGCAGTCACAGTATAATTTCTGGTTGAGTCTAGTGGATAAGTTGGGTGTGAAGGCATTTGTAGATCTGACTCTCTCTCCGTCTGTCAGGCAGGGCACTCAGCATCTGCTCCGCATTACTGGACTAG GAGGCATGAAGCCTAATACTCTGGTCCTGGGCTTCTATGACAACTGCTATCCAGAAGACTACTTCCTGCAGGACCCGGTATTTTGCGAGGGTGACAGGGGTGAGGGGGATCATTTCGGGGTGGACCTCCCATCCTTACAGGCTCATTTTCCACCGGTGCGCCATGCTGAGAGCCCTCGCGCACTACTGCCTGAGGAGTATGTGAGCATCATCCAAGATGCCATAAAAATGGGCAAGAACGTTTGTTTAGGCCGCTACTTTTTCCAGCTGCCACCTGAGACCAAAGGCGTAAGGGCAAATGATAACGTGGACACCATTGACGTGTGGCCGACAAACCTGCTCTCGCCAGGCAGCGCCAGTTACGCAGACGTGTCCAGTCTTTTCCTGCTTCAGATGGCGTGCGTCTTAAACATGGCCAATAGGTGGCGCCGTGCGAGGTTACGTATATTTGTCTGTGTGGAGTCAGACTCGGGAGACCAGGGCTGGCTGGCCAAAGAGGAGCAATTTAGAGATTTGCTGGGAAAGCTGAGGATCCGTGCTGCTATTAAGATTGTGGCATGGGATAACGTAGCACGCATGTGTAGAGGGCCAAACTCTGAGGGTCAAAAACTGACTGAGGACTTCTTGTGTGGCATGAATGCCCTGCTGAAGGAACATAGCTCTACGGCAGCAGTCCGCTTCCTGTATTTACCCAACCCTCCTTCCAGTTCCCAGCTGTCACAGGAGTACCTGACACAGCTGGACAAGCTGACGCGAGACCTGGGCCCAACTCTCTTGATTCACGGGATCACACCGGTAACATGCACTGAACTCTGA
- the LOC113049097 gene encoding very-long-chain 3-oxoacyl-CoA reductase-like, producing the protein MGETAECSWYSLLLCSIGTVTVFYYLLRWSWQCWNGFRVYVISEIWKTNLRTYGQWAVVTGATSGIGRAYAEELAKRGLDIVLISRSEDKLRSVAKEIESQYKRQTHVIQTDFTEGHSIYSAIAQQLEGLQIGILVNNVGMNYIGVLANFLDVPDPDQRITQVINCNTLSVTQMSRLVLPGMLERGKGLIINISSEAASQPQPMLSVYSATKIFVTYFSRCLHAEYRSKGITVQCVAPFVVSTNMTHNVPVNPLVKSAASFARDALNTVGYTTHTSGCLTHALQHFALSIFFPGWLRLTSFCVQHMAKFARSTEPQLMERLAETENKQD; encoded by the exons ATGGGAGAAACTGCAGAATGCAGCTGGTATTCACTATTGTTGTGCAGCATCGGTACCGTTACGGTTTTCTATTACCTGCTGAGGTGGTCGTGGCAGTGTTGGAATGGATTCAGAGTGTACGTGATTTCTGAGATCTGGAAAACGAACCTGAGGACATATGGCCAATGGGCTG TTGTAACTGGAGCAACATCAGGGATTGGTCGTGCATATGCTGAAGAG CTTGCCAAACGAGGATTAGACATTGTTCTAATCAGTCGCTCAGAGGACAAGCTTCGCAGTGTCGCCAAAGAAATAG AGTCTCAGTACAAGCGGCAGACACATGTGATTCAGACAGACTTCACAGAGGGCCATTCCATCTACTCTGCTATCGCACAACAGCTAGAGGGCCTGCAGATCGGAATTCTGG TGAACAATGTTGGTATGAACTATATAGGGGTTCTGGCAAATTTCCTGGATGTTCCTGATCCAGACCAG AGAATCACGCAGGTGATAAACTGTAACACACTGTCCGTCACTCAG atGAGCAGACTTGTTTTACCAGGCATGCTCGAGAG GGGGAAAGGCCTCATTATAAACATATCATCAGAAGCTGCATCTCAGCCACAGCCAATGCTGTCGGTGTATTCTGCCACTAAG ATATTTGTTACATATTTCTCTCGCTGTCTGCATGCAGAATACAGGTCAAAAGGAATCACGGTTCAA TGTGTAGCCCCATTTGTAGTCTCCACTAATATGACTCACAATGTGCCTGTGAATCCACTGGTGAAAAGTGCTGCTTCGTTTGCTAGAGATGCTCTGAACACTGTTggttacacaacacacacaagtGGATGTTTAACCCATGCACTGCAG CACTTTGCTCTGTCCATCTTTTTCCCGGGCTGGCTGCGTCTCACGTCCTTTTGTGTGCAACACATGGCCAAATTTGCTCGTAGCACTGAACCACAATTAATGGAGAGGCTGGCAGAGACAGAAAATAAACAGGACTGA